CCGCGGTGACCGCGAGCGCGGTCACCCCGAGCAGCGACGCCCAGCGCCGTCTTCGGGAACCTCGGGAACTTCCGGAACCTCGGGGTGAACCCATGATTGCCCCCTCCTCCGGGGTGCGGGCGCAGCGGCTCTTCTGCGCCGACAGGGGGCATTGACGTGCGGATCGCACGAGAAGTCAATGGACACGGCAGAGCGAACTGATGGACCGTCAGTTTCCTGGTCCCGTAAGGAAACTGACGGCCCGTCTGCTCAGTTTCCAACCGCTATCAGTCGAACACGAAGGGTCCCGGCGACTGCGGCCCGGCCGCCGTGCAGGTGACGGTGATCCCGAAGATGACCATCTTCAGCGAGCCTCCGTTGAAGTCCAGCTTGTCACCGGAGGCCACGGTCCCGTTGAGCGGACCGACCGTGATCGAGGCGCCGGTGGCCATGGCGGGGTTCACGGTGCCGCTGAAGACCCGGGCGGCACCGGTCGAGTTCGCCATCGTGAGCGTGGAAGCGATGCTGTTCGCGCTGATCGGGATCGGCGCGGTGATCGCGGTGGACGTGAGGGTGAGGGTGGCGGCCGTGCCCGTCTGGGTGGCCGTGAGGGTGGCGGCACCGCCGCCGAACAGACCGCAGTTCGCGGTCACGGCCGCCGTCGTCGGGGTGACGGCGGCGGCAGACGGTGCGAATGCCAGCCCGGTGACCGCGAGGGCCCCTGCCAGCAGTGCCGCACCTGATCCGATTCGCTTGCCTCTCATGGGTGTTCCGGCTCCTTCCCGGATGTGGGGAGACGGACTGCCGGAGCGGGACGGGTGGGTGCGGACACCAATGCCGGTGGGGGGTGAATCTGACGGTCCGTCGGAAATTACGGTTCCATTGACGCGTCAGGGACGGGAGAAGGGCAAGGTTGAATTCCGGCCTAGTTCGGCGCGGTCAAGCAGGCAGGCATCGGTCAGGCATGACTCAGGGCTCAGCCCGCTGTCACCGTGTCGCGGAGCGTTCCGTCCGGCCCGGCCACCAGCACCGGCGTGCCCGCCCCGCCCAGGTCCGCGACGGCGGCCCGGTCCGCGTCGGCGGCGCCCGCCGCCTCCGTCACCACGGCCGCCGCCTCCAGCGACTTCGCCCCCGAGGCCACCGCCATCGCCACCGCCGTCCGCAGCGCGCTCAGCTTCAGCGACGGCAGATCCACCGTCCCGGCGACATACGTACGTCCCGTCTCGTCCCGTACGGCGGCCCCCTCGGGCACACCGTTACGGGCCCGCGCGGAACGGGCCAGGGTGACGATCTTGCGGTCCTCGGGGTCGAGCGCGTTGCTGTCGGTCATACCCCGAGCATACGAAGACCCGGGCCGCTCACCCCGCCACGGGGTACCCGGCCCCGCGCCGCCCGTGCCTGGTGGCGCCACCACCACCATTGCCCCCGACTCCCACGCGCGCTCCGATGGCCGCAAGCTCGACGCCATGGCGAACGACACCGGCACGAACGACACCAGCGCACAGAGCGACAGACTTGTCCTCCTGGTCCTCTGCGCGGCCCAGTTCATGGTCGCGCTGGACTTCTCCGTCCTGAACGTCGCCCTGCCGGTCCTCGGCGCGGACCTCGGCATGAGCCGGTCGGCGCTGCCGTGGGCGGTCACGGCGTTCGCCCTCCCGTCGGGCGGCTTCCTGCTCCTGTTCGGCCGCGTCGGCGACCTGTACGGCCGTCGCCGGCTGTTCCTGACCGGCCTGGCCCTGTTCGGCGCGGCCTCACTGCTCGCGACGCTCGCCTGGGACCCGGCGTCCTTCCTCACCGGGCGCGCGTTACAGGGGCTGGGCGCGGCGGCGATCGTCCCGACCGGCATGTCCCTGCTGACGACGACCTTCCCGGAGGGCCCGGCCCGCGACCGCGCCCTCGGCATCTCGGGCACACTGCTGTCGCTGGGCTTCACCGTCGGCATGGTGAGCGGCGGCGTCCTGACCGACGTCCTCGGCTGGCGCTCCACGATGGCCCTGCTCGCCGTCTTCGCCCTGCTGGTGCTCCCCCTCGCCGCCGCCCTCCTGCCGGAGTCCCGCACCCCGGAGCGCCCGCGCCTGGACCTGCCCGGCGCGATCACCGTCACCGGCGGCCTCCTGGCCCTGATCCACGCCCTGTCGACGGCCGCCGACCGGGGCTTCGCCCACCCCGACGTGATCGTCACCCTGATCGCCGGCGTCGCATCGCTGACGGCGTTCGGCGTCGTCGAGTCCCGGGCGAGGACCCCGCTGGTCTCCCTCCCGATGCTGCGCCGGCGCACGGTGGCGTGGGGCAACCTGGGCGGGCTGGTCACCTTCTCGATGATGTCGACGGTCCTCTTCGTCCTGACGCTCTACCTCCAGGACGTCCTCGGCCTGTCGGCGTTCGAGACGGGCCTGGTCTTCGGCGTCCAGGGCGTGCTGTCGACGGTCGCGGGCACCTTCATCCCGAGGGTCATCGGCCGCGTCGGCGCCCGCCGCGCCCTGGTCGGCTCCCTCGCCGGCCAGGGCGCGCTGACCGCCGCCCTGCTCGGCCTGAACACGCACCCCTGGTCGGTCTGGCTCGCCACGGCCGCGGTCTCCCTGGCCGGCATGTGCCACCTGGGCGCGATCATCTCCTACGGCCTGACGGTCACCTCGGGCGTCCCGGACGGCGAACAGGGCCTCGCCACCGGCCTGGTCACCTCCACCCAGCAGCTCGGCGCCACCATCGGCATCCCCCTCCTCGGCGCACTGGCGACGACCTCGGACGCCCTGCTGCCGGGCATCCGCACCGTCCTCGCCCTGAACGCGGCGATCGTGACGGCGACGGCGGTCCTGGTCGGCCTGGGCCTGCGCCCGGGCCGCACCGCCTCAGGGCCGGTCGAGACGGAGTCGCTCGGCGCGCGGTAGGCCGGCGACGACCAGGTCGTACGAGTCCTCGACCAGCTCCCGGAGCAGCCCGTCCGGGAGGTCCGCGTCGGCCGTCACCGTGTTCCAGTGGCGTTTGTTCATGTGATAGCCGGGGGTGATCAGGCCCGGGTGCTCGGTGCGCAGGCGTACCGCGTCGTCCGGGTCGCACTTGAGGTTCACCGTCAGGGGCCGGGCGTCCAGGGTCGTCAGGGCGAACAGTCTGCCGCCGACCTTGAAGACCGAGGTCTCCGGGCGGAAGGGGAAGTCCTCCACCGCCGCGCCGAAGGAGAGGCAGAGGGCGCGCAGTTCCTGTGGGGTCACTCCGGTTTCTCCTGCTCGGGCGGGCCGGCCGCCGGGTCCACCGGCTCCACCAGCACCGTCACGATCTTGTTGCGGCGGCCGGCCGCCGCCTCCGCCGTCAGGCGCAGGGTCCGGCCGTCCGGGAGGTCGACCGTGCTCGACGCGCCGGCGATCGGCACCCGGCCCAGGGCCTTCGCGAGCAGTCCGCCGACGGTCTCCACGTCCTCGTCGTCGTACTCCTCCAGGCCGTACAGCTCGCCGAGGTCGGTGATGTCGAGACGGGCGGTCACCCGGTGGCGGTCGTCGCCGAGCCGCTCCACGGGCGGGAGTTCACGGTCGTACTCGTCGGTGATCTCGCCGACGATCTCCTCCAGGATGTCCTCGATGGTGACGATGCCGGCCGTGCCGCCGTACTCGTCGATGACGACGGCGACGTGGTTGCGGTCCTGCTGCATCTCGCGCAGCAGGTCACCGGCGTTCTTGGTGTCGGGGACGAACGCGGCCGGCCGCATCGCCGTCGACACCAGCTCGCCCTCCGCGTCCCGGCTGATGTGCGTCTTGCGGACCAGGTCCTTCAGGTACACGATGCCGACGATGTCGTCCTCGCTCTCCCCGCTCACCGGTATGCGGGAGAAACCGGAGCGCAGCGCCAGCGTCAGGGCCTGGCGGATGGTCTTGTAGCGCTCGATGACGACGAGGTCGGTCCTCGGGACCATGACCTCCCGTACGAGGGTGTCGCCCAGCTCGAAGACCGAGTGCACCATGCGGCGCTCGTCGTCCTCGATCAGGGACTCCTTCTCGGCGAGGTCGACCAGCGCCCGCAGCTCCGCCTCGGAGGCGAAGGGGCCGCGGCGGAAGCCCTTGCCGGGCGTGAGCGCGTTGCCGATGAGGATGAGGAGCGACGGGATCGGGCCCATGATCCGCGCCAGCGGCAGCAGGACGTACGCCGCCGCCGTCGCCGTGTTCAGCGGGTGCTGGCGGCCGATGGTGCGCGGGGAGACGCCGACGGCGACGTACGACACCAGGACCATGACGCCGATCGCGGCGAACAGGGCCGGGGTCGTGCCGTCGATCTCCTGGAGGCAGGCGTAGGTGACCAGCGCGGCGGCGGCCATCTCGCAGGCGACGCGGACCAGCAGCGCCACGTTCAGGTAGCGGGTGGGGTCGGCGGCGATCTGCGCCAGCTTGGCGCTGCCGCGCCGGCCGGACCGTACGGCCTCCTCGGCGCGGAAGCTGGAGACGCGCGCGAGGCCCGCCTCCGCGCAGGCGGCGAGCCAGGCGACGACGACCAGGGCGATCGCGCCGGAGACGAGCGCGGGGCTCATGAGACGGTCGGGGCCGGAGACGGGCCGGTCATGCCCTTCTCCGCGCGCCAGCCATCCACGATGGCCTGCTGGAGGCCGAACATCTCGGCCTTCTCGTCAGGCTCCTCGTGGTCGTACCCGAGCAGGTGCAACGCCCCGTGGACGGTGAGCAGTTGGAGCTCCTCGTCCATGGAGTGCCGCGTCGCCGCCTCCTTGCCCTGCCGCTCGGCGACCTCCGGGCACAGCACGATGTCGCCGAGGAGGCCCTGCGGGGGCTCGTCGTCGTCCTTCGACGGCGGACGCAGCTCGTCCATCGGGAAGGACATGACGTCCGTCGGCCCCGGCAGGTCCATCCACTGGATGTGCAACTGCTCCATGGCGTCGGCGTCCACGACGATCACCGAGAGCTCGGAGAGCGGGTGGATGCGCATCCGCGCGAGCGCGTAGCGGGCGATGTCGAGGATCGCCTGCTCGTCGACCTCGGTTCCGGACTCGTTGTTGACGTCGATCGACATGGTGCTGGTTCGTCTACTTCCGCTTGTCACGGCCGCCCTTGTGGGTGCCGTTCTCCGTACCGTTCTCGCTGTCGTACTGCTCGTACGCGTCGACGATACGGCCGACGAGCTTGTGCCGGACGACGTCCTGCGACGACAGGCGGGAGAAGTGGACGTCGTCGAGCCCCTCCAGAATGTCCTGAACCTGCCGCAGCCCCGACTTCGTGCCGTTCGGCAGGTCGACCTGCGTCACATCACCCGTGATCACGATCTTCGACTCGAACCCGAGCCGGGTGAGGAACATCTTCATCTGCTCGGGGCTCGTGTTCTGAGCCTCGTCCAGGATGATAAAAGCATCATTAAGGGTCCTTCCTCGCATATATGCGAGGGGTGCTACCTCAATCGTTCCCGCCGCCATCAGTTTCGGGATCGAGTCCGGGTCGAGCATGTCGTGCAGGGCGTCGTAGAGCGGGCGCAGGTAGGGGTCGATCTTTTCGTAGAGGGTGCCGGGGAGGAAGCCGAGGCGTTCGCCGGCCTCTACCGCCGGGCGGGTCAGGATGATGCGGTTGACCTGCTTGGACTGGAGGGCCTGGACGGCCTTGGCCATGGCCAGGTAGGTCTTGCCGGTGCCGGCGGGGCCGATGCCGAAGACGATCGTGTGGGTGTCGATCGCGTCGACGTACCGCTTCTGGTTGAGGGTCTTCGGTCTGATGGTGCGGCCGCGTGAGGACAGGATGTTCTGTGTCAGTACCTCGGCCGGGGTCTCCTGGCCGTCACTCGTCCCGTTCTCACTCGCCCGCAGCATGGCGATCGAGCGTTCCACTGCGTCCTCCGTCATCGGCTGCCCGGTGCGGAGCACCAGCATCATCTCGTCGAACAGGCGCTGGATGAGGGCGACTTCCCGTGCGTCGCCGACCGCGCTGATGTCATTGCCCCGGACGTGGATGTCGGCCGCCGGGAAGGCCGTCTCGATCACGCGCAGGAGGGAGTCTCCGGATCCCAGCAGCGCCACCATGGTGTGCTGGGCGGGAACGGTGAACTGTGCTCTCGCCTTGCCCTGCGCGGGCGTGTGAGCTGTCGGTGTCTGAGTCATAGGCCGGCCCGAGGGCCTCTACGTCCTCCCGGATGCGTCTCGCCTGCCACGAGGGCGGCCTGGCGTGTTCCAGCGTACGCCAGGGGGGTGACAACGCCGTAGGGCTTTTCCCTGGGTCGCCGCAGGGCTTTTCTCTGGGCTGGTACAGGGCTTTTTCTTTGGGCTGGCGCAGGGCTTTCCTCTGGGCCGGTGACTATGCCGAGCGGCCGAAACCGATCGTCGGTACCGCTCTGCGCAGCGGCCACGGGGCGGCCTCCTCCTGCGCCGAGAGCAGTGTCGGGAGCAGGTCGTCCAGGAACGTGTAGCGGCGCAGCGCCTCGGGGGTCTGGCCCTCGACCGACTGGACCCTGCGCCACCAGGCGGCGATCTCGGACCAGCCGGGGGCGGAGAGCGAGCCGCCGAACTCCTGGACGGACAGGGCGGCGGTGAGGCCGGCGAAGGCGAGGCGGTCGGCGAGGGGCCAGCCGGCGAGCGTGCCGGTGACGAAGCCGGCCACGAAGACGTCCCCGGCGCCGGTGGGGTCGAGGGCCTCGACGGCGATGGCGGGGACCTCGGCGCTCTCGCCGGTGCGGCGGTCCACGGCGTACGCGCCCTCCGCACCGAGCGTGACGACCGCGAGCGGTACGTGCGCGGTGAGGGCGTGGGCGGCGGCGCGGGGGCAGGTGGCGCCGGTGTAGCGCATGGCCTCCTCCGCGTTCGGCAGGAAGGCCTCGCAGTGCGCGAGGTCGGTGAGGCCGGAGAGGTCCCAGGCGCCGGTGTCGTCCCAGCCGACGTCGGCGAAGACGCGGGTGCCGCGGGCGGCGGCCTGGGCGATCCAGGGAGCGCGCTTGCCGGGGGTGAGGGAGGCGACGGCGGCGCGGGCGGGGGGCGGGCAGGCGGGGGCGCCCTCGTGCAGCGGTACGGCTTCCGGGGGCGGCTCGTGGCCGTGGGAGACCATCGTGCGTTCGCCCTCGTAGGCCATGGAGACGGTGACCGAGGAGTGCCAGCCGGGGACGGTGCGCGAGGTGCTGAGGTCGATGCCCTCGCCCCGTTCGAGGGCGTCCCAGCAGTACTCGCCGTAGTGGTCGTCGCCGAAGGCCGCGGCGAGGGCGGTGCGCAGGCCGAGGCGGGCGAGCGCGGTGGCCATGTTGGCGACGCCGCCGGGGCTCGACCCCATCCCGCGTGCCCAGGACTCGGTCCCGCGCACCGGGGCGGAGTCGAGCCCGGTGAAGATGATGTCGAGGAAGACGGGGCCGGTGAGGTAGACGTCCCACGGCGGGTCGTCGGAGGTGCGGTGGGCGGCCAGCGGGTCGACCCCGGCGGCCTGGCCGCTACGACCGGCGTGTCCGCCCTGGCCGGCCTGTCCGCCCGGGCCGCCCTGTCTTCTCTGGCTGCTCGGGCCGTTCTGGCCGGTCGGGCCGGTTCGGTGGTGGTGTCCCTCTCCGGTGGACGCGTGGGACGCGGTCACGGTGTGCTCCCTGACGTGGTGCCGATCCGGCCAGTGTGCACCACACCGCCGACGACACGCCGTCCGTCACACGCGCCACGGGGGCACTTACCAGCGCGGCACCGACGGCGTCACCCAGTCGGGCTCGGCGACCCGCATCGCCGCCGCGTCGTCGCGCTCGCGCAGGGCGCCGTCGTCGTCCAGCCAGCGTTGGTGGAGGAACGCGAGCTTGTCGCGGTCGAGTTCGACGCCGAGGCCGGGCGCGTCGGAGACGGCGAGCCTGCCGTCGGTGAAGGTGAGGCGCTCGGTGAGGACGTCCTCGGACTGCCAGGGGTAGTGGGAGTCGCAGGCGTGGTGGAGGTTGGGGACGGTCGAGGCCACGTGGGTCATCGCGGTCAGGCTGATGCCCAGGTGGGTGTTGGAGTGCATGGAGACGCCGACGCCGAACGTGCGGCAGATCGCGGCGAGTTGCTGCGTGTTGCGCAGTCCGCCCCAGTAGTGGTGGTCGGACAGGACGACCTGGACGGCGTCCTTGGTGAACGCCTCCTTGATCTCGGCGAACGTCGTCACGCACATGTTGGTGGCGAGCGGCACGTCGGTCTTCGCGGCGACCTCGGCCATGGCCGGGGTGCCGAGGGCCGGGTCCTCCAGGTATTCGAGGATGCCCCCGATCTCCTCGGCCACCCTCAGTGAAGTCGCCACGGACCAGGCGCCGTTGGGGTCCAGGCGCAGGGGGTGGCCGGGGAACGCCTCGGCCAGGGCGCGGACGGCGGCGATCTCCTCGTCCGGCGGGAAGACGCCGCCCTTGAGCTTGAAGGAGGTGAAGCCGTAGCGCTCCTTGAAGCGGCGGGCCTGCTCGACGACCCCGGCCGGGTCGACGGCGGCGCCCCAGTCGTCCTTCTCGGCCGCGACGCCCTCGGGGTGGTCGGCCCACTTGTAGAACAGGTAGGCGCTGTACTCGACGGCGTCGCGCACCTTGCCGCCGAGCAGCGCGTGCACGGGCAGGCCGAGCGCCTTGCCGAGGGCGTCGAGGCAGGC
The Streptomyces sp. NBC_01485 genome window above contains:
- a CDS encoding cytidine deaminase, whose amino-acid sequence is MTDSNALDPEDRKIVTLARSARARNGVPEGAAVRDETGRTYVAGTVDLPSLKLSALRTAVAMAVASGAKSLEAAAVVTEAAGAADADRAAVADLGGAGTPVLVAGPDGTLRDTVTAG
- a CDS encoding MFS transporter; its protein translation is MANDTGTNDTSAQSDRLVLLVLCAAQFMVALDFSVLNVALPVLGADLGMSRSALPWAVTAFALPSGGFLLLFGRVGDLYGRRRLFLTGLALFGAASLLATLAWDPASFLTGRALQGLGAAAIVPTGMSLLTTTFPEGPARDRALGISGTLLSLGFTVGMVSGGVLTDVLGWRSTMALLAVFALLVLPLAAALLPESRTPERPRLDLPGAITVTGGLLALIHALSTAADRGFAHPDVIVTLIAGVASLTAFGVVESRARTPLVSLPMLRRRTVAWGNLGGLVTFSMMSTVLFVLTLYLQDVLGLSAFETGLVFGVQGVLSTVAGTFIPRVIGRVGARRALVGSLAGQGALTAALLGLNTHPWSVWLATAAVSLAGMCHLGAIISYGLTVTSGVPDGEQGLATGLVTSTQQLGATIGIPLLGALATTSDALLPGIRTVLALNAAIVTATAVLVGLGLRPGRTASGPVETESLGAR
- a CDS encoding MmcQ/YjbR family DNA-binding protein; translation: MTPQELRALCLSFGAAVEDFPFRPETSVFKVGGRLFALTTLDARPLTVNLKCDPDDAVRLRTEHPGLITPGYHMNKRHWNTVTADADLPDGLLRELVEDSYDLVVAGLPRAERLRLDRP
- a CDS encoding hemolysin family protein, whose product is MSPALVSGAIALVVVAWLAACAEAGLARVSSFRAEEAVRSGRRGSAKLAQIAADPTRYLNVALLVRVACEMAAAALVTYACLQEIDGTTPALFAAIGVMVLVSYVAVGVSPRTIGRQHPLNTATAAAYVLLPLARIMGPIPSLLILIGNALTPGKGFRRGPFASEAELRALVDLAEKESLIEDDERRMVHSVFELGDTLVREVMVPRTDLVVIERYKTIRQALTLALRSGFSRIPVSGESEDDIVGIVYLKDLVRKTHISRDAEGELVSTAMRPAAFVPDTKNAGDLLREMQQDRNHVAVVIDEYGGTAGIVTIEDILEEIVGEITDEYDRELPPVERLGDDRHRVTARLDITDLGELYGLEEYDDEDVETVGGLLAKALGRVPIAGASSTVDLPDGRTLRLTAEAAAGRRNKIVTVLVEPVDPAAGPPEQEKPE
- the ybeY gene encoding rRNA maturation RNase YbeY; protein product: MSIDVNNESGTEVDEQAILDIARYALARMRIHPLSELSVIVVDADAMEQLHIQWMDLPGPTDVMSFPMDELRPPSKDDDEPPQGLLGDIVLCPEVAERQGKEAATRHSMDEELQLLTVHGALHLLGYDHEEPDEKAEMFGLQQAIVDGWRAEKGMTGPSPAPTVS
- a CDS encoding PhoH family protein, with amino-acid sequence MTQTPTAHTPAQGKARAQFTVPAQHTMVALLGSGDSLLRVIETAFPAADIHVRGNDISAVGDAREVALIQRLFDEMMLVLRTGQPMTEDAVERSIAMLRASENGTSDGQETPAEVLTQNILSSRGRTIRPKTLNQKRYVDAIDTHTIVFGIGPAGTGKTYLAMAKAVQALQSKQVNRIILTRPAVEAGERLGFLPGTLYEKIDPYLRPLYDALHDMLDPDSIPKLMAAGTIEVAPLAYMRGRTLNDAFIILDEAQNTSPEQMKMFLTRLGFESKIVITGDVTQVDLPNGTKSGLRQVQDILEGLDDVHFSRLSSQDVVRHKLVGRIVDAYEQYDSENGTENGTHKGGRDKRK
- a CDS encoding carbohydrate kinase family protein — encoded protein: MAAHRTSDDPPWDVYLTGPVFLDIIFTGLDSAPVRGTESWARGMGSSPGGVANMATALARLGLRTALAAAFGDDHYGEYCWDALERGEGIDLSTSRTVPGWHSSVTVSMAYEGERTMVSHGHEPPPEAVPLHEGAPACPPPARAAVASLTPGKRAPWIAQAAARGTRVFADVGWDDTGAWDLSGLTDLAHCEAFLPNAEEAMRYTGATCPRAAAHALTAHVPLAVVTLGAEGAYAVDRRTGESAEVPAIAVEALDPTGAGDVFVAGFVTGTLAGWPLADRLAFAGLTAALSVQEFGGSLSAPGWSEIAAWWRRVQSVEGQTPEALRRYTFLDDLLPTLLSAQEEAAPWPLRRAVPTIGFGRSA
- a CDS encoding glucarate dehydratase family protein, whose amino-acid sequence is MSPDLTITDVRLTPILVADPPLLNTQGVHQPYTPRLIVEVVTADGTTGVGETYGDTKYLELARPFAEKLTGRQVSDLNGLFTVADEVSVDSSRVSGQVDVGGLRGVQTADKLRLSVVSAFEVACLDALGKALGLPVHALLGGKVRDAVEYSAYLFYKWADHPEGVAAEKDDWGAAVDPAGVVEQARRFKERYGFTSFKLKGGVFPPDEEIAAVRALAEAFPGHPLRLDPNGAWSVATSLRVAEEIGGILEYLEDPALGTPAMAEVAAKTDVPLATNMCVTTFAEIKEAFTKDAVQVVLSDHHYWGGLRNTQQLAAICRTFGVGVSMHSNTHLGISLTAMTHVASTVPNLHHACDSHYPWQSEDVLTERLTFTDGRLAVSDAPGLGVELDRDKLAFLHQRWLDDDGALRERDDAAAMRVAEPDWVTPSVPRW